CTCGACGACGGCCGCCAGCGCACGCTCGACGAGATCGGCCGCGACTTCGGGCTCTCCCGCGAGCGCATCCGGCAGATCGAGAAGGGCACGATGGCGAAGCTGCGCGACCCGCTGCGGGCCGAGCCGCTCCGCGCGTACGTGAGCTAACCCCGCGGTGGTTGAGGCCGGGCCTTCGGGCCCGGCTTCTTCATTTTCACGCGTGCTCGCGCACCACCGCCGGACAGTGGCCACCGCAAGGCGCACCCGCGGGACACGCCGGGGGCGGCGCCGCGGAGTCTCCCGGTGCGTGCCGGGTGCGGATGCGGAACTTCCCGGAGCGCGCGGCGTGGGAACACAGAACCTCGCCGTGCCGGCAGGGCGGAGGCGCGGAAGCGCGGGGACGCGGAAGCGCGGGGACACGGAAGCGCGGAAGCGCGGGGACGCGGAAGCGCGGGGACGCGGGGACGCGGAAGCGCGGGGACGCGGGGACGCGGAAGCGCGGAAGCGCGGAAGCGCGGAAGCGCGGAAGCGCGGAATCTTGCGGGACGCGCCGAGGAGGGGCGTGGGCTTCGGGGGACGTGCCCGGATGGGCGTCGCCGTTCTCCAGGCAAGCGCCGCGGTGGATGTCGCCGTTCACGGTGAACGCCGCGGTGGGTGTCGCCGCTTCCGCGCCCAGGCGCGGGGAGCGCCACAACCATGCTCGGGTGACTCGGAGAGCGCGACAGCCATGTCCGGCGCGACGCCGGAGCCGGGCAGCGCGCCCGCGCCGGCCGGTGCGCCCGCGCCGGCCGCTGCCGCGAGCCAGCGTGGGCGCAGTACGGAACGCCGGAACGTGGCTCTCCCCGGAGGGGGCGGGCGGTGGGACGTCGGTCTCACCTGATGAAAGTCGGATCCTGCACGTCATGACGTGCAGGATCCGACTTTCATCCGCCGGCCGGAATCAGGTGTTCCCGTCACTGGCGACACCACCCCCCATACCGGCGTCCCGTCCTAGCGGGAGTCGGCCCAGCATTCGCGGAAATCGGACCTCCGACAGCAACGAGCTCCCATAACCCGAGACGCGTCCCATCAACTGGGACCAGCCCCCTGGCTCAACCAGGCCGCCGCGGATCGCACCCCCCGCTATGACGCGGAAGGCACGCCAGCCATCCCCAGCAGGCACCCGGAAACGGCGCCAACACCACCACGCCAGGCGCCCGGAAACGGCGCCCACCACGCATGCACCGCAGGCAGAAGAAACTCGCCGCCCGAGCGGCCGGACACTCGCTGCGCGTTTCGGCGACGTACGAGTGCCCGGAACGCCCAGCGCTCCACGGTGTACACCTCGTCGAACCGGTCGCGAGGGCACGTAGGGTCGAATCATGGACCCGGCCGGCGAGACAGCGGCGGCGCTCACGCCGACCGGGGTGCCCGACCCGGACCGCACGACGCGGCCGGACCGGGCAGCGCGCCGGGCCCGCATCGCCACGTTCTACACGTTCGGCGCGAACGGCGCACTGTACGGCGCCTGGGTGCCGTGGATCCCCGAGCTGAAGGCCGACCTGCGGCTCTCCGCCGGCGTACTCGGGTTGGCGCTGCTCGGAGTCGCGATCGGATCGATGGTCTCGCTGCCGCTGGGTGGCGCCGCCGCGGTCCGGTTCGGCAGCCCGCGGGCGGTGCGCGCCGCGTTCGTCGCGACGTGCGCTCTGGCGGTGCTCCCCGGGCTGGCGGCCAACGGCGTCTCGCTGTTCGTCGCGCTGTTCGTCTGGGGCCTCGCGGTCGGCGCCTGCGACGTGACGATGAACGTCCAGGCGGTGAGCGTCGAGCGTCGGTACGGCCGTTCGGTGCTGTCGGGCTTCCACGCGATGCTGAGCCTGGGCGCGCTGGTCGGCGCCGGGCTCGGCAGCCTGGGGGCCGCGTGGTCGATGCCGGTGTCGACGCACATGGGGCTCGTCGCGGCGATCCTGCTGGCCGGATGGCTGCCGGTGAGCCGCTGGTTCGTCCCCGACTGGGTCGACGAGGACGCGGAGACCCCGCCGCTGTTCGCCCGGCCGAGCGGACGGTTGCTCGCGCTCGGCGCGGTGGGATTCATCGTCCTGAGCAGCGAGGGCGCCGTCGGCGACTGGAGCGGCGTCTACCTGCGGGAGAACCTCGCGGTGGACGTCGGCGCCG
The nucleotide sequence above comes from Cryptosporangium minutisporangium. Encoded proteins:
- a CDS encoding MFS transporter — encoded protein: MDPAGETAAALTPTGVPDPDRTTRPDRAARRARIATFYTFGANGALYGAWVPWIPELKADLRLSAGVLGLALLGVAIGSMVSLPLGGAAAVRFGSPRAVRAAFVATCALAVLPGLAANGVSLFVALFVWGLAVGACDVTMNVQAVSVERRYGRSVLSGFHAMLSLGALVGAGLGSLGAAWSMPVSTHMGLVAAILLAGWLPVSRWFVPDWVDEDAETPPLFARPSGRLLALGAVGFIVLSSEGAVGDWSGVYLRENLAVDVGAAGLGFVAFSATMTVGRLLGDRVLTRVGARRAMQWLCALAAIGLGGGLLTGEPAGTVVGFAVLGFGLSCTFPALVSTAGSGSAHPGAAIAAVTTCGYVGFLVGPPGIGALTELVGLRLALGVLPALLLVALALVTLSVPRRP